A segment of the Bacteroidales bacterium genome:
ACGGGACTTAAAGCTGAAATTAGCAATGAAATCCCCATCGCTCCACCATCAATAAAATTATTCGTCAGCAGGAAGCCTTTCAATCCAAAGGCTGCAGAGAAAATCCCAAGCGTTACCAGGATAATATCCTTAATAGCCCTGAAAATGGTGATTCTAAGAACACGGTATCCTTTCGCAAGGGCAAAACTTGAATAAACCCCGGAAGTTTCACTTTCAGATTTCTTTTTGTTCCGGAGTACAGATTGGATGACTATTTGAGTCCAAAGAGGATTCATAGGCTTTAGTCTTGATTAAATGCAGAGATAAAGTTAAACCTTAATGATCTTAAAAAACTCCATTTTCGATCCGTATATTGTTAAAATATACATACCTGCAGGAAAAGATCGGAGTGAAAGTTTTGTGAATTCATTCCTGATTTTTCCACGGGTCAATGATTTGCCGGAGGTTGATAACAAACGATAATCCTTTCCGATCATACGGGACTCACAGACAATAAAGACTTTATCACCGGTTAAATTGGGATAAACCGTAAAAGGTGCTGCCATTTCATTCTCAGGATACCCGGAATTTAAATGCTGAAGGTAATACCCTAAATATGCACTCAGGTCAAGGGTATGCAAAGCCTGTGGGATGGTCATAACCGGTGGCTGAGAAAATCGTTCATTCGTGATATAATACTTCAATCCGTTCTGACCAGCAATTCCTTCTACCTGGTGGAACGGAAGGTTCAGTCCAAGCTTCCTCTTGTTTCCTCCAAAAAATTGATCACCCTGAAAGTCATACAGCAAGTACACGAAAGGTTGCAGCAATGAACTATACCCGCATAAAACAACCAGGTTCTTATCTTCCAGGTAGGTTGACCCGGTTATCAGACCACCCACATTCGCACTTTCCCTGAACCGGGCAGTATAACTTCCGGCTTCCTTAGGCAAAACATAAATACTCGTTTGATTATCAAGCCATTGCTTTGTAAAAAGGTAAATGCTATCTGATGAAACAATCATCGCTTCACAATCAAAATTAGTATTATTGAGTCCGGTTGGCAGAAAATTTACCTGGTTAGAATAGGAAAAATTGATGGTTTCTATTTCTGTTGTCCCGGAAATTAGTGAAGCCTTGCTAATCTTATGAAT
Coding sequences within it:
- a CDS encoding T9SS type A sorting domain-containing protein — protein: MKIYSLSILYALMMPLLLFSSVRIQAQVLGCTDPLANNYNPNATQNDGSCLYASASVMATVTIDLSSSLSESSGLSDWNDCLWTHNDNSDIRLYCLDTLNASIMGEYPLVGLSNIDWEELSQDVDYFYIGDFGNNQNGNRTDLKIHKISKASLISGTTEIETINFSYSNQVNFLPTGLNNTNFDCEAMIVSSDSIYLFTKQWLDNQTSIYVLPKEAGSYTARFRESANVGGLITGSTYLEDKNLVVLCGYSSLLQPFVYLLYDFQGDQFFGGNKRKLGLNLPFHQVEGIAGQNGLKYYITNERFSQPPVMTIPQALHTLDLSAYLGYYLQHLNSGYPENEMAAPFTVYPNLTGDKVFIVCESRMIGKDYRLLSTSGKSLTRGKIRNEFTKLSLRSFPAGMYILTIYGSKMEFFKIIKV